The DNA region GTTTCTATTCAGTGCACTCATTGATGCCGACCGGCAGGATACGGCAGACTCTGGAAAACCAAAGGCGGCCAAGCATCGCCAACAGGGGAATTACCGGTCGTGGAATGAACTGGTTGAACGCCTCGAAAATAAATACAAAACTTTTGAGACAAAAAACCGTGTGGATGAAATTCGGAAAGACGTATCCGAACATTGTCTTCATGTCGCGAAGTGTCCAAGGGGTTTGTTTACTCTGACTGTGCCGACCGGTGGCGGGAAAACTCTGGCCAGTCTTCGCTTCGCCTTGCACCATGCTGAGCACCAGAAAGAACAGCGGGACATCAAGAGAATTATCTATGTGATACCGTTTACCTCGATCATTGATCAAAATGCGCGGGTGGTGCGGGAAATCCTTGAACCGAAAGAGTGTCCTGAAGATGCCGGTAAAATTGTTCTTGAACACCATTCAAACATCGGAGCCGATGTTCAGTCCTGGAAGGAGAAGCTCCTGACGGAGAATTGGGATGCGCCCATTATCTTTACCACAATGGTTCAATTCCTGGAGGCGCTCTTCGGGGCCGGAACACGCGGCGCAAGAAGGATGCACCAGTTGGCTAAAGCGGTCATTGTTTTTGACGAGATTCAGACACTGCCGGTAAGATGTGTCCATCTTTTCAATAACGCGATCAACTTTCTCGTTGATCATTGCGGTAGCACCGTTGTTCTCTGCACCGCTACACAGCCACTTTTAGGTGCTGTTGATGAAAAGAAAGGCGCCTTGAGACTTTCAGAAGAAAATGAACTGATACCCAATGTCGGCAAACTTTTTGAAGACCTGCAAAGGGTTGAAGTTCATGATTGCCGGAGATCGCCCGGCTGGACTTATCCGGAGATTGCGGTGCTTGCGGTTGAACAGGTCAAGATAAACGGAAGTTGTCTTGTTGTGGTCAACGTGAAGAAAGCCGCCCGAATCATTTTTGAGGAAGCAGGGAAAAGTGAAATAGAGATCTTCCATTTAAGCACGGGAATGTGTCCCGCACACCGGAAGCGGGCGCTCGAAACGATTCGTCAGAAACTCGATCATAAAGAGCCGCTTCTCTGTGTCAGCACACAGTTAATCGAGGCTGGGGTAGACATTAGTTTCCGGTCGGTTATCCGTCTGCTTGCCTGGCTTGACTCCATTACCCAGGCGGCGCGCCGCTGCAATCGCCACGGCGATTCGGAAATCGGCAATGTGTTTATTGTAAATCCCCTTGAAGAGAATCTCGATTATCTGGAGGACATTGCATCCGGCAGAGAAAAATCGAATCGTGTTCTTGATGACTACAAAGATGGTCCGCTGAAATACGACAGCGATATCATCGGTCCGAAGATGCTTGAATGGTACTACCGAAATTACTTCTACAAACAGAAAGAAGAAATGGACTACAGAGTATCAGCCAAAGAGTGTGGTCGAGATGACACTTTGCTTAGCCTTCTATCAAATAATACTTTAGCGCTGACAAGGGAAGATTTGAAAAAGAATGTCTTGCGCCAATCATTTATGACGGCAGCGAAACTATTCAAATCAATCGATGCGCCGACGCAAAGTGTGATTGTAAAATACTGCAAAGAGGGAAAAGATCTGATCGACCAGCTTTGTGCAGCATTTGAAATTGAAAAGCAATATGCCCTAATCAGAAAGGCGCAGCAATATTCGGTTAATTTGTATCCTCATGAATTTGAAAAGTTAAAAAAGCAGAATGCCATTTATCCCGTTCAGAAAGGGACGGAAATTTTTTATCTTGATAATCAGTATTATAGCAAAATAACCGGCATTTCATTTGATCCCGTAAGAAAGGAGGAACAATTCAAAGATGAATTCATTACCTAAGAACAGCATTGAATTCAGGCTCTGGGGCCGATATGCGCTCTTCACCGACCCGCTGACCAAAATCGGCGGTGAGAAATGCTCCTATCATCTTCCGACTTATGAGGCCCTGAAGGGCGTCTGCAAGTCAATCTACTGGAAGCCCACGTTCATCTGGGTGGTTGACCAGGTAAGAGTGATGAAACGCATCCGTACACAAACAAAGGGCACGAAGCCACTTGAGTTCAGTGGAGGGAACACGCTGGCGATTTACACATTCCTCTCCGATGTCGAGTACCAGGTGCGCGCTCATTTTCTCTGGAACCGGCACCATAATAACCTTGAGAGAGATCAGATCGATGGCAAACATTTTGCCATTGCGAAGCGGATGCTTGAAAGAGGCGGCAGGCAGGACATCTTTCTCGGCACGCGCGACTGCCAAGGATATGTCGAACCATGTACCTTCGCTGAAGGGGAAGGGGCTTATGACAGAGACAATGAAATTGGCTATGGGCTGATGTTTCATGGGTTTGACTATCCCGATGAAACGGGCTCCGACAAATTATACGCCCGCTTTTGGTATCCGACGCTTAAGAATGGTGTGCTGACTTTTGAACGACCGGAAGATTGTATACATCGAAAGTTCGTGAGAAACATGAGATCGAAGATCTTTGGAGCCGAAAATGTCAAATCGGTTGAGATGGAAGCCGAGGAACTGGAGGTGATGGGATGAGCTGGATACAAAGACTGTACGAGACTTATGAACATTGTTCAACGAGGCCGCCTCCTGACATCCCAAATCCGATATCGCACACAACCCAGATGGCACATATTGAGATCATTATAGATGGTCAGGGTAACTTTCGCCGAGCTAAAGTCATAGAAAATAAAGAGGAACAAAAAACCCTGATCCCCTGCACCGAAGAATCTGGAGGACGTGCAGGGATAAAGCCGAAGGCTCATCCACTATGCGACAAACTTCAGTATATTGCCGGTGATTTCATCGAATATGGGGGAAAAGTAACAAGCGGATTTGCAGGTAAGCCGTCGGAACCTTATGACGATTTTTTGGATATACTAGGAAGATGGAAGAAATCAGAGTTTGATCATCCAATGGTTGCTGCAATTTACGATTATCTGAAAAAAGGGACCGTTATCGCAGACCTCATTTCAGAAGGAGTATTGCCGACCATTCAAAATGGAACCACAATTACAGTTACGGAAACGTTTGAGGGAGATAAGAAAACTGCACCTCCAATATTTCGGGCTTTGCCGCAGGGACAGATACCGATAGATGCCTTTGTTCGCTTCCAGGTCGAAGGTGATTTTGTTGAATCTGCTATTTGGAAATCTTCATCACTGAGAGAGTGTTGGATATCCTTCCATAACAGTATTCTCAAAGAGGAAGGGTTTTGTCTAGTTACAGGGCAAGAAAAGGTGAAACTTGCACTAAATCATCC from Deltaproteobacteria bacterium includes:
- a CDS encoding CRISPR-associated endonuclease Cas3'', translating into MTVYIAHKDQLLHEHLNNVAELAKMHAEKIGLGPYGELLGLLHDFGKYSTEFQKYITDAIKKNDPEFDPDEDEEFEDPTGKKGKIDHSTAGAQLLCRKIASSNAHKILVQFLALCLVSHHSGLINCLTTDNSGTWDSYAKRLLKSDHKTHENECSENIDKYVLERINTILTDESFTKPFEEICRDIVRASPEKNPFSTVAQFQLGLLVRFLFSALIDADRQDTADSGKPKAAKHRQQGNYRSWNELVERLENKYKTFETKNRVDEIRKDVSEHCLHVAKCPRGLFTLTVPTGGGKTLASLRFALHHAEHQKEQRDIKRIIYVIPFTSIIDQNARVVREILEPKECPEDAGKIVLEHHSNIGADVQSWKEKLLTENWDAPIIFTTMVQFLEALFGAGTRGARRMHQLAKAVIVFDEIQTLPVRCVHLFNNAINFLVDHCGSTVVLCTATQPLLGAVDEKKGALRLSEENELIPNVGKLFEDLQRVEVHDCRRSPGWTYPEIAVLAVEQVKINGSCLVVVNVKKAARIIFEEAGKSEIEIFHLSTGMCPAHRKRALETIRQKLDHKEPLLCVSTQLIEAGVDISFRSVIRLLAWLDSITQAARRCNRHGDSEIGNVFIVNPLEENLDYLEDIASGREKSNRVLDDYKDGPLKYDSDIIGPKMLEWYYRNYFYKQKEEMDYRVSAKECGRDDTLLSLLSNNTLALTREDLKKNVLRQSFMTAAKLFKSIDAPTQSVIVKYCKEGKDLIDQLCAAFEIEKQYALIRKAQQYSVNLYPHEFEKLKKQNAIYPVQKGTEIFYLDNQYYSKITGISFDPVRKEEQFKDEFIT
- the cas5c gene encoding type I-C CRISPR-associated protein Cas5; translation: MNSLPKNSIEFRLWGRYALFTDPLTKIGGEKCSYHLPTYEALKGVCKSIYWKPTFIWVVDQVRVMKRIRTQTKGTKPLEFSGGNTLAIYTFLSDVEYQVRAHFLWNRHHNNLERDQIDGKHFAIAKRMLERGGRQDIFLGTRDCQGYVEPCTFAEGEGAYDRDNEIGYGLMFHGFDYPDETGSDKLYARFWYPTLKNGVLTFERPEDCIHRKFVRNMRSKIFGAENVKSVEMEAEELEVMG